One window of the Archangium primigenium genome contains the following:
- a CDS encoding helix-turn-helix domain-containing protein — protein MALLKVTEQERRRLWEIARAADAGWRERERVDMVLLADEGWSAPRIARHLGRCAATVRRVLRSFVQDGPEALFARLAGRKPDRAHRQRVEASLHALLSQPRSWTAGQLASALEGEGLHLGPRQVRRYLGSMGAGWRRTRLTLTHKQDAQAVAQARQALFRLKKSPRSEDKSLLPG, from the coding sequence ATGGCGCTGCTGAAGGTGACGGAGCAAGAGCGTCGGCGGCTATGGGAGATAGCCCGGGCCGCTGACGCTGGGTGGAGAGAGCGCGAGCGCGTGGACATGGTGCTGCTGGCCGATGAGGGCTGGAGTGCACCGCGCATCGCTCGGCACCTGGGCCGGTGCGCGGCCACGGTGCGCCGGGTGTTGCGCTCCTTCGTCCAAGACGGCCCAGAAGCCCTCTTCGCGCGTCTGGCGGGCAGGAAGCCCGACAGGGCGCACCGCCAGCGGGTGGAAGCCTCGCTGCATGCGTTGTTGTCCCAGCCTCGCTCGTGGACAGCCGGGCAGTTGGCCAGCGCACTCGAGGGCGAGGGTCTTCACCTGGGGCCGCGGCAGGTGCGTCGCTATCTCGGGAGCATGGGCGCGGGCTGGCGGCGCACGCGGCTGACGCTCACGCACAAACAGGACGCCCAGGCCGTCGCCCAGGCACGCCAGGCGCTCTTCCGGCTCAAAAAAAGCCCGCGCTCAGAGGATAAATCTCTACTTCCTGGATGA
- a CDS encoding IS630 family transposase → MDECGFSPTQAVGYSWAEVGSRRDVPYEAPRRRRVNALVAYCPTGRRRGLRFRRWARTITARDTLDFLLSLADPGGVPTWVVLDNGNIHRCRLVCRALPRLRRLGVHLFYLPAYSPELNDVEAVFGVIKAQELPERSYRTLDALLTAVQQALRRYHHRLRRRCT, encoded by the coding sequence CTGGATGAGTGCGGGTTTTCGCCCACCCAAGCCGTGGGCTACAGCTGGGCAGAAGTCGGCAGCCGTCGAGACGTCCCCTACGAGGCGCCTCGGCGCCGACGTGTCAATGCGCTCGTCGCCTACTGCCCGACAGGCCGTCGACGCGGTTTACGCTTCCGACGCTGGGCACGCACCATCACCGCGCGAGATACCCTGGACTTTCTCTTGTCGCTCGCCGACCCGGGCGGGGTCCCCACCTGGGTGGTGCTCGACAATGGGAACATCCACCGCTGCCGCCTGGTATGCCGCGCCCTGCCGCGCTTGCGACGGCTGGGCGTCCATCTCTTCTACCTGCCGGCCTATTCTCCTGAACTCAACGACGTGGAAGCTGTCTTCGGCGTCATCAAGGCTCAGGAGCTTCCCGAACGCAGCTACCGCACTCTCGATGCTCTGCTCACCGCGGTGCAGCAGGCCCTGCGCCGCTACCACCATCGGCTGCGGCGCAGGTGTACATAA
- a CDS encoding metallophosphoesterase, protein MDHVVPIFFGDAKTAAMKALGADLMEKLVLVHLSDIHFTGTSGMSIHDLDHGVRHELLRDAAALTQELGGATGVFVTGDIAFSGQRAEYDRAASWLREFCRAIRCPDESVWVVPGNHDVDRKIANSKVTKTLHESIRAKRGPGLDKELREILSDENSAKALLAPLADYNTFAARFQCSISAAKPYWERDLTLPCGTVIRLRGLCSALVSNQHDAKNNIVLGQAQVNVHRSDGVEYLTLCHHPPEWLQDQDTVVSHLESKVRMQLFGHKHSQRVQEINKTLRVTAGAMHPERDDDSWDPMYNVIEISRLDDQRLGVRLFQRRWHKVDHHFLADQDRNTNQPYHNYVWQDCPRPARKAPPAVDAPMMTGAAKPPDMNYVHLRRSRWW, encoded by the coding sequence GTGGATCATGTCGTCCCGATTTTCTTCGGCGACGCGAAGACCGCCGCGATGAAGGCCCTGGGGGCTGACCTTATGGAGAAGCTCGTCCTCGTACATCTCTCGGACATCCACTTCACCGGCACGTCGGGAATGTCCATCCACGACCTGGACCACGGCGTGCGGCATGAGCTTCTCCGCGATGCCGCCGCGCTCACGCAGGAACTTGGAGGAGCGACCGGCGTCTTTGTGACGGGCGACATCGCGTTCTCCGGTCAGCGCGCTGAATACGATCGTGCCGCATCCTGGCTCCGCGAGTTCTGCCGCGCCATCAGGTGTCCCGACGAGAGCGTGTGGGTCGTGCCCGGAAACCACGACGTCGACCGCAAGATCGCGAACAGCAAGGTCACGAAGACTCTGCACGAGAGCATTCGCGCCAAGCGGGGGCCTGGGCTCGACAAGGAGCTCCGCGAGATCCTCAGCGACGAGAACTCGGCGAAGGCCCTCCTTGCTCCGCTCGCTGATTACAACACTTTCGCGGCGCGCTTTCAGTGCTCGATCTCAGCGGCAAAGCCTTACTGGGAGCGAGACCTCACGCTGCCGTGCGGGACCGTCATCAGACTGCGAGGCCTCTGCAGCGCTCTCGTCTCGAATCAGCACGACGCGAAGAACAACATCGTTCTCGGCCAAGCCCAGGTGAACGTCCACCGCAGCGACGGGGTCGAGTACCTGACGCTCTGCCATCACCCACCTGAGTGGCTCCAGGACCAGGACACGGTGGTCAGCCACCTCGAGTCGAAAGTCCGAATGCAACTCTTCGGGCACAAGCACTCGCAGCGCGTGCAGGAGATTAACAAGACGCTCCGGGTCACCGCAGGGGCGATGCATCCTGAGCGAGACGATGACAGCTGGGATCCGATGTACAACGTCATCGAAATCTCGCGGCTCGATGACCAACGACTCGGTGTTCGGCTGTTCCAGCGGCGATGGCACAAGGTCGACCACCACTTCCTCGCTGACCAGGATAGAAACACCAACCAGCCATACCACAACTACGTCTGGCAGGACTGTCCCCGACCAGCACGCAAGGCGCCGCCCGCCGTCGATGCTCCGATGATGACAGGGGCCGCTAAGCCCCCGGACATGAATTATGTACACCTGCGCCGCAGCCGATGGTGGTAG
- a CDS encoding IS5 family transposase (programmed frameshift), with product MTRELLPDALWVRVKDLLPVHPPQPKGGRPWKEDRLALRGIIFVLKVNIPWESLPAEVFGVCGMTCWRRLRDWAEAGVWERLQRLLEAELGGQELIDWKRAAIDSTSVPAKRGGLLTGPNPTDRGRPGSKHHLVTDGAGLPLAESLTPANTHDSREALPLVDEIPRVKSPRGASRRRPGKLHADKGYDYPRVRQGLRQRHIQPRIARRGVESSTRLGRHRWVVERTFAWLKFFRRLVIRYEVRDDIHFAFLQLACCLILVRRLS from the exons GAACTGCTGCCGGACGCCCTGTGGGTCCGAGTGAAGGACCTGCTGCCCGTCCATCCTCCGCAACCCAAGGGTGGACGGCCCTGGAAGGAGGACCGGCTCGCGCTGCGCGGCATCATCTTCGTCCTCAAGGTCAACATCCCCTGGGAGTCGCTGCCCGCCGAGGTGTTCGGCGTGTGCGGCATGACGTGTTGGCGGCGCCTGCGCGATTGGGCCGAAGCGGGAGTGTGGGAACGACTGCAGCGACTGCTGGAGGCGGAGTTGGGAGGCCAGGAGCTGATTGACTGGAAACGAGCCGCCATCGACTCCACGTCGGTGCCGGCAAAAAGGG GGGGTCTACTCACCGGTCCCAACCCGACGGACCGAGGGCGTCCGGGCAGCAAGCACCACCTGGTGACCGACGGCGCGGGCCTGCCGCTGGCCGAGTCGCTCACTCCAGCCAACACGCATGACAGTCGCGAGGCGCTGCCGCTCGTGGACGAGATTCCTCGCGTGAAGTCGCCGCGGGGCGCGTCGCGCAGGCGGCCCGGTAAATTGCACGCGGACAAGGGTTACGATTATCCGCGTGTGCGCCAGGGTCTTCGTCAGCGGCACATCCAACCGAGAATTGCTCGCCGGGGCGTGGAGTCCTCCACTCGCCTGGGTCGCCACCGGTGGGTGGTGGAACGGACCTTCGCCTGGTTGAAGTTCTTCCGCCGCCTCGTCATCCGCTACGAAGTGCGCGACGACATCCACTTCGCCTTCCTCCAGCTCGCCTGTTGCCTCATCCTCGTCCGGCGGTTGAGTTAG